One window from the genome of Hippocampus zosterae strain Florida chromosome 7, ASM2543408v3, whole genome shotgun sequence encodes:
- the nxph1 gene encoding neurexophilin-1 has protein sequence MQGTCRCAVFLLTPVLYLITNVHSSNSEIVKSGSPKSPLKNLWTESRKDMSISRLLLQTLHGKENNTALDLRYDTPEPYSEQDLWEWLRNSTDLQDSRPRAKRRPMVKTGKFKKMFGWGDFHSNIKTVKLNLLITGKIVDHGNGTFSVYFRHNSTGQGNVSVSLVPPTKIVEFDVAAQQSVIDAKDSKSFNCRIEYEKVEKGAKNTLCNFDPSKTCYQEQTQSHVSWLCSKPFKVICIFISFYSTDYKLVQKVCPDYNYHSDTPYFPSG, from the coding sequence ATTACAAATGTCCACTCCTCAAATTCAGAGATCGTAAAGTCCGGGAGCCCCAAATCACCTCTCAAGAATTTATGGACAGAAAGCAGGAAGGACATGTCCATAAGTAGGCTGTTGTTACAGACTCTACATGGCAAAGAGAACAACACTGCACTGGACCTTCGTTACGATACCCCAGAGCCCTATTCAGAACAGGATCTGTGGGAATGGTTGAGGAACTCCACCGACCTGCAAGACTCACGGCCCCGGGCTAAACGGCGGCCCATGGTCAAGACCGGGAAATTTAAAAAGATGTTCGGATGGGGGGACTTCCACTCCAACATAAAGACAGTCAAACTCAACCTGCTGATCACCGGTAAGATTGTGGATCACGGCAACGGCACGTTTAGTGTCTACTTCCGCCACAACTCCACAGGTCAGGGCAACGTATCTGTTAGTTTGGTCCCTCCGACTAAGATAGTGGAGTTCGACGTGGCAGCCCAGCAGTCCGTCATAGACGCCAAGGACTCCAAGTCCTTCAATTGCCGCATCGAGTACGAGAAGGTGGAGAAGGGCGCCAAGAACACGCTCTGCAACTTTGACCCATCCAAGACGTGTTACCAGGAGCAAACCCAGAGCCATGTCTCCTGGCTGTGCTCAAAACCTTTTAAAGTCATTTGCATCTTCATTTCCTTCTATAGCACCGATTACAAATTGGTGCAGAAAGTGTGTCCGGACTACAACTACCACAGTGACACTCCTTATTTTCCATCTGGCTGA